A genomic region of Alistipes megaguti contains the following coding sequences:
- a CDS encoding DUF1349 domain-containing protein translates to MKKLLLTCGLLLAASLPGMAQSLEKMQWFNEPEIWKIEKNALIMEVTPQTDYWRISHYGFTVDDAPFLYTLRGGEFEVKVCISGDYRTRFDQSGLMLRLDHENYIKAGIEFVDGKYNLSCVVTHHTSDWSIISLDKPVEHVWIKAVRRLDAVEIFYSFDDQEYTLMRNAWLQDNHPVMVGIMGACPDGDGFTARFEQFSIKHLPDMRRLQWLEKNQAQQNN, encoded by the coding sequence ATGAAAAAATTACTCCTCACCTGCGGGCTCCTGCTCGCCGCGTCACTCCCCGGTATGGCTCAATCCCTCGAAAAAATGCAATGGTTCAACGAACCCGAAATCTGGAAAATCGAAAAAAATGCCCTCATCATGGAGGTAACCCCCCAGACCGACTACTGGCGAATCTCGCACTACGGATTCACCGTCGATGACGCCCCGTTCCTCTACACGCTCCGCGGCGGCGAATTCGAAGTCAAGGTCTGCATCTCGGGCGACTACCGCACGCGATTCGACCAGTCGGGACTCATGCTGCGTCTCGACCACGAAAACTACATCAAGGCCGGTATCGAATTCGTCGACGGAAAGTACAACCTCAGCTGCGTAGTCACGCACCACACCAGCGACTGGAGCATCATCTCGCTCGACAAACCCGTGGAACACGTCTGGATCAAGGCCGTACGCCGGCTGGATGCCGTCGAGATCTTCTACTCGTTCGACGACCAGGAGTATACGCTCATGCGCAACGCCTGGCTGCAGGACAACCATCCCGTCATGGTCGGAATCATGGGTGCATGCCCCGATGGAGACGGCTTCACGGCCCGTTTCGAGCAGTTCTCGATCAAGCATCTGCCCGACATGCGGCGCCTGCAGTGGCTCGAAAAAAATCAGGCCCAGCAGAACAACTGA
- a CDS encoding methyltransferase, whose translation MKLFPDLEKRYAHEQLTAREAQRAAQFIAFGPIVFEVSRLMVKFGILELLRDSDGGLTLGEIARRTELSEYAVRVLLEASLSIGTVLVDPESDRFTLSKTGWFLLTDASTRVNLDFNHDVNYEGWFRLEESLREGRPAGLEHFGPWKTVYEGLSQLPAEVQRSWFGFDHFYSDHSFDEALRVVFSRPTRQLLDVGGNTGRWALRCVACDPQVEVTIMDLPQQLELMRRATASEPGADRIHGYGCNLLDESTPFPTDRPYDTIWMSQFLDCFSEEEIRSILGRASRIMTDATRLCIMETFWDRQKYETAAMCLTLTSLYFTAIANGNSRMYHSDSMRRLVESAGLEVETIHDFLGWDHSIMVCRKKQ comes from the coding sequence ATGAAACTCTTCCCTGACTTGGAAAAGCGCTATGCGCACGAACAGCTGACGGCCCGCGAGGCGCAGCGTGCGGCGCAGTTCATCGCCTTCGGACCGATCGTCTTCGAGGTTTCGCGGCTGATGGTGAAGTTCGGCATCCTGGAGCTGCTGCGGGACAGCGACGGGGGGCTGACCCTCGGGGAGATTGCCCGCCGCACGGAGCTTTCGGAGTATGCCGTACGGGTGCTGCTCGAGGCGTCGCTCTCGATCGGGACGGTGCTGGTCGACCCCGAGAGCGACCGCTTCACCCTTTCGAAGACGGGCTGGTTCCTGCTGACCGACGCCTCGACGCGTGTCAATCTGGATTTCAACCACGACGTCAACTACGAGGGGTGGTTCCGCCTGGAGGAGTCCCTTCGTGAAGGGCGCCCGGCCGGACTGGAGCACTTCGGTCCGTGGAAGACGGTCTACGAGGGGCTTTCGCAACTGCCTGCGGAGGTGCAGCGGAGCTGGTTCGGCTTCGACCACTTCTATTCGGACCATTCGTTCGACGAGGCGCTGCGGGTGGTCTTTTCGCGGCCGACGCGTCAGCTGCTCGACGTGGGCGGCAATACGGGACGGTGGGCGCTGCGGTGCGTGGCCTGCGATCCGCAGGTCGAGGTGACGATCATGGACCTTCCGCAGCAGCTGGAACTGATGCGCCGGGCGACGGCCTCCGAGCCGGGTGCGGATCGCATCCATGGCTACGGCTGCAACCTGCTCGACGAGTCGACTCCCTTCCCGACCGACCGGCCGTACGATACGATCTGGATGAGCCAGTTTCTGGACTGCTTCAGTGAGGAGGAGATCCGTTCGATTCTCGGCCGGGCGTCGCGCATCATGACCGACGCGACGCGTCTCTGCATCATGGAGACCTTCTGGGACCGGCAGAAATACGAGACGGCGGCGATGTGCCTGACGCTGACGAGCCTCTACTTCACGGCCATCGCCAACGGCAACAGCCGCATGTACCATTCGGATTCGATGCGGCGGCTGGTCGAGTCGGCGGGTCTGGAGGTGGAGACGATCCACGACTTTCTGGGTTGGGACCACAGCATCATGGTATGCCGGAAAAAACAGTAA
- a CDS encoding beta-ketoacyl synthase, whose amino-acid sequence MERRVVITGMGIWSCLGQNLNEVKESLHAGRSGIGVEKERLEYGYRSGLTGLVPRPQLKGVLDRRMRVGLSEEAEYAYMASRQAFEQALMDDAYLHENEVGILFGNDSSAKPVIEAARIMDEKHDSALLGSGLIFQSMNSTVTMNLSTIFHLRGINFTVSAACASGSHSIGLGYLLIRQGLQDAVLCGGAQEVNYYSMATFDALGAFSVRMDEPTKASRPFDRDRDGLIPSGGAAALVLEEYEHALRRGAPILAEVCGYGFSSNGGGISQPSDDGSVTAIRRALDAAGMQPDQIDYVNAHATSTPQGDMYEAIALDRVFRGTHALISSTKSMTGHECWMGGASEIVYSTLMMQHNFVAPNINLEHPDEYAAKLNLTAVTVDTQVDTVLSNSFGFGGTNSALVIRKVK is encoded by the coding sequence ATGGAACGACGAGTCGTCATAACGGGCATGGGCATCTGGTCCTGCCTGGGACAGAATCTGAATGAAGTGAAGGAGTCGCTTCATGCCGGGCGATCGGGCATTGGCGTGGAGAAGGAGCGGCTCGAATACGGCTACCGCTCGGGGCTGACGGGACTTGTCCCGCGGCCGCAGCTCAAGGGGGTCCTCGACCGCCGCATGCGGGTGGGGCTCTCGGAGGAGGCCGAATATGCCTACATGGCCTCGCGGCAGGCCTTCGAACAGGCCTTGATGGACGACGCCTACCTGCATGAGAACGAGGTGGGCATCCTCTTCGGCAACGATTCGTCGGCCAAACCGGTCATCGAGGCGGCGCGGATCATGGACGAGAAGCACGACTCGGCGCTGTTGGGGTCGGGACTGATCTTCCAGTCGATGAACTCCACGGTGACGATGAACCTCAGTACGATTTTCCACCTGCGTGGGATCAACTTCACGGTCAGTGCGGCATGCGCCAGCGGCTCGCATTCGATCGGACTGGGCTACCTGCTCATCCGTCAGGGGCTGCAGGACGCCGTGCTGTGCGGCGGAGCGCAGGAGGTCAACTACTACTCGATGGCGACGTTCGACGCTCTTGGGGCCTTTTCGGTGCGGATGGACGAGCCGACGAAGGCCTCGCGACCGTTCGACCGCGACCGTGACGGACTGATTCCGAGCGGCGGTGCGGCGGCGCTGGTGCTCGAGGAGTACGAACATGCCCTTCGGCGGGGCGCGCCGATTCTGGCCGAGGTGTGCGGCTACGGCTTCTCGTCGAACGGCGGGGGGATCTCGCAGCCGAGCGACGACGGTTCGGTGACGGCCATCCGGCGGGCGCTCGACGCGGCCGGCATGCAGCCCGACCAGATCGACTACGTGAACGCCCACGCCACCTCGACGCCGCAGGGCGACATGTACGAGGCCATTGCGCTGGACCGGGTCTTCCGCGGCACGCACGCCCTGATCAGCTCGACCAAGTCGATGACGGGTCACGAGTGCTGGATGGGCGGAGCGAGCGAGATTGTCTACTCGACGCTGATGATGCAGCATAACTTCGTGGCCCCGAACATCAACCTGGAGCATCCCGACGAATACGCGGCCAAATTGAATCTGACGGCCGTTACGGTTGATACGCAGGTCGATACGGTGCTCTCCAACTCGTTCGGCTTCGGCGGGACGAACAGTGCGCTGGTTATCCGCAAGGTCAAATAA
- a CDS encoding acyltransferase, with protein MEPEATHTPTARVSTPECPIEPESPTAAEASAHEAWQGHTDGRPWMLRSLIVLFRRVPVQVLYGVMGVVVVFYMLFNRRGYRANRDFFRRRMGYGRWRTLRSVYASHYRFGQVILDRFAVYAGRRFEVEIEHNEYYRELVTRPGGFIMVSSHVGNYELAGYTLHPEEKRFYALVYAGEKQTVMQNRARCFAGNNIEMIPVLRDMSHLFAANRALLDGDIVGMPGDRLFGSQKSVACDFLGAPARFPLGPFALAVQREVPMLSIFVMKESAKRYRIFVRRIDTGDATLPKRRRMEASARSFAAQLEQIVRRYPTQWFNYYDFWEQP; from the coding sequence ATGGAGCCTGAAGCGACCCATACCCCGACGGCCCGTGTTTCGACGCCCGAGTGCCCGATTGAGCCCGAGTCCCCGACGGCGGCTGAGGCCTCGGCGCACGAGGCGTGGCAGGGCCATACCGACGGGCGTCCGTGGATGCTGCGATCGTTGATCGTGCTGTTCCGCCGCGTGCCCGTGCAGGTGCTCTACGGGGTCATGGGGGTGGTTGTCGTCTTCTACATGCTCTTCAACCGGCGGGGTTACCGTGCGAACCGGGACTTTTTCCGGCGTCGTATGGGCTACGGCCGCTGGCGGACGCTGCGATCGGTCTACGCGAGCCACTACCGCTTCGGCCAGGTGATTCTGGACCGTTTTGCCGTCTACGCCGGCCGCCGCTTCGAGGTGGAGATCGAACACAACGAATACTACCGCGAACTGGTCACGCGCCCCGGGGGCTTCATCATGGTGAGCTCCCACGTCGGGAACTACGAGTTGGCCGGTTATACGCTTCACCCCGAGGAGAAACGCTTCTACGCGCTGGTCTATGCCGGCGAGAAGCAGACCGTCATGCAGAATCGGGCAAGATGCTTCGCCGGAAACAACATCGAGATGATTCCCGTTTTGAGGGACATGTCCCATCTGTTTGCGGCCAACCGGGCGCTGCTGGACGGGGATATCGTCGGGATGCCGGGCGACCGGCTGTTCGGATCGCAGAAGAGTGTGGCCTGTGACTTTCTGGGGGCTCCGGCCCGCTTTCCGCTGGGGCCGTTTGCGCTGGCCGTGCAGCGGGAGGTTCCGATGCTTTCGATCTTCGTGATGAAGGAGTCGGCGAAGCGTTACCGGATCTTTGTCCGGCGAATCGACACGGGCGACGCTACCCTGCCGAAACGCCGCCGCATGGAAGCGTCGGCGAGGTCGTTTGCCGCTCAGCTGGAGCAGATTGTGCGTCGTTACCCGACGCAATGGTTTAACTATTACGATTTTTGGGAACAGCCATGA
- a CDS encoding ABC transporter permease has protein sequence MKIALRNFLTTLRRYKVSSLLNIVGLTLAFTACYIILVQVRWEMTYNRTLRDSERIYLVESTDWYTPGAWQSWLCRPMVERFITSTSAVEAGGCTWGGFGPTVVLRENATKMGYDRFNNIYAGSISLPLLDVFEFRSVAGDVHDLKRAQSVIVSRSTAERLGVGVGDMIWSDTDQPSAENAREVVAVFEDFPANSLMARCQMAVDLGDRSIDDPSEWSYNYYVRFQPGTDLRTVIEEWKRLFAEMYPGEANEEGQLETEPFRLSCIRDLYFESDSRVPCAQGSLVTTYTLLGIALLVIALAFINFVNFFFALVPVRIRTVNTFKVFGAPNASLRFGFIFEAVGLVLIALLLAWYLSFAIQGTELASYISAPLSVAQNLPVIGILLAVAVVMALVASLYPAWYITSFPPALVVKGAFSGTAGGRRLRTLLLGFQFTISLGLIIATGFILLQHNFMLRQEMGFDRRNLMAVQLSEKAALGYDALRDRLMTDPRVVDVTGAEGRLVSVNRMSWGRTYKGQRVSMQAYIVRWNFLKMMGIAITDGRDFLESDEHKETGMLICNEAARREYGFEPGDEIGGFYGTDPLVGVCADFNFRPMQYGVTPFVFYVIPEEMSQRSGGRASQLLYLRYRPEADVNEVADYLRQCIAEADPHLTPGEIQIRTFEEELGFEYTKERRLATVVGLFTVLAVVIALMGVFGIVLFETQYRRREVAVRKVLGATTPEVLRLFNRRYLWMVVVCFVIAAPLSLWIVHRWMASFAYRAPFTVWIPLAALAAVLLVTVATVTFCSWRTANENPADSVKSE, from the coding sequence ATGAAAATCGCACTGCGAAACTTCCTCACCACACTGCGACGCTACAAGGTCTCGTCGCTGCTCAATATCGTGGGGCTGACGCTCGCCTTCACGGCCTGCTACATCATCCTGGTGCAGGTGCGCTGGGAGATGACCTACAACCGCACGCTCCGCGATTCGGAGCGCATCTATCTGGTCGAGTCCACCGACTGGTACACGCCCGGCGCCTGGCAGTCGTGGCTCTGCCGGCCCATGGTCGAGCGGTTCATCACATCGACCTCGGCCGTCGAAGCCGGCGGCTGCACCTGGGGCGGCTTCGGCCCCACGGTCGTGCTGCGCGAGAATGCCACGAAAATGGGGTACGACCGCTTCAACAACATCTATGCAGGCTCCATTTCGCTGCCGCTGCTCGACGTCTTCGAGTTCCGGAGTGTGGCAGGGGATGTCCATGACCTCAAACGCGCACAGAGCGTCATTGTCTCGCGCTCGACGGCCGAACGGCTCGGCGTCGGTGTCGGCGACATGATCTGGAGCGACACCGACCAGCCCTCGGCCGAGAATGCCCGCGAGGTGGTGGCCGTCTTCGAGGATTTTCCCGCAAACTCGCTCATGGCCAGGTGCCAGATGGCCGTGGATCTGGGCGACCGGAGCATCGACGACCCCTCGGAATGGAGCTACAATTACTACGTACGGTTCCAGCCCGGGACCGATCTCCGGACGGTCATCGAGGAGTGGAAGCGGCTCTTCGCGGAGATGTACCCCGGCGAGGCCAACGAAGAGGGGCAGCTCGAAACGGAACCCTTCCGCCTGTCGTGTATCCGCGATCTCTACTTCGAGAGCGACAGCCGCGTGCCGTGCGCCCAAGGGTCGCTCGTGACGACCTACACGCTGCTGGGCATCGCGCTGTTGGTCATTGCGCTGGCATTCATCAACTTCGTCAACTTCTTCTTCGCGCTGGTGCCCGTGCGCATCCGCACGGTCAACACCTTCAAGGTCTTCGGTGCGCCGAACGCCTCGCTACGCTTCGGTTTCATCTTCGAAGCCGTGGGGCTGGTCCTCATCGCCCTGCTGCTGGCCTGGTACCTCTCCTTCGCCATCCAGGGCACCGAACTGGCCAGCTACATCTCCGCACCGCTGAGCGTGGCGCAGAACCTCCCGGTCATCGGCATCCTGCTTGCCGTGGCGGTGGTCATGGCCCTCGTGGCCAGTCTCTATCCGGCGTGGTACATCACCTCGTTTCCGCCCGCCCTGGTGGTCAAGGGGGCGTTCTCCGGGACGGCCGGCGGCCGACGGCTCCGCACGCTGCTGCTGGGCTTCCAGTTCACCATCTCATTGGGACTGATCATCGCCACCGGGTTCATCCTCCTGCAACACAACTTCATGCTGCGGCAGGAGATGGGCTTCGACCGTCGCAACCTGATGGCCGTGCAGCTCTCCGAAAAGGCTGCGCTGGGATACGATGCCCTGCGCGACCGGCTGATGACCGATCCGCGTGTGGTCGACGTCACGGGGGCCGAGGGCCGTCTGGTCAGCGTCAACCGCATGAGTTGGGGCCGCACCTACAAGGGGCAGCGGGTCAGCATGCAGGCATACATCGTCCGTTGGAACTTCCTGAAGATGATGGGTATTGCCATTACCGACGGCCGCGACTTCCTCGAATCGGACGAGCACAAGGAGACCGGCATGCTGATCTGCAACGAGGCGGCCCGCCGCGAATACGGTTTCGAGCCGGGCGACGAGATCGGCGGATTCTACGGCACCGATCCGCTCGTGGGCGTCTGCGCCGACTTCAACTTCCGTCCGATGCAATACGGCGTCACCCCCTTCGTCTTCTATGTCATTCCCGAGGAGATGTCGCAACGTTCGGGCGGCCGCGCCTCGCAGCTGCTCTACCTGCGCTACCGTCCCGAGGCCGACGTCAACGAAGTGGCTGACTACCTGCGGCAGTGCATCGCCGAGGCGGATCCGCATCTGACGCCGGGCGAGATCCAGATCCGTACCTTCGAGGAGGAGCTGGGCTTCGAGTATACGAAGGAGCGGCGGCTGGCCACGGTCGTCGGGCTCTTTACGGTGCTGGCCGTCGTCATTGCCCTGATGGGGGTCTTCGGCATCGTCCTGTTCGAGACGCAGTACCGCCGCCGCGAGGTGGCCGTGCGCAAGGTCCTGGGCGCCACGACTCCGGAGGTGCTCCGCCTCTTCAACCGCCGCTACCTGTGGATGGTGGTCGTCTGCTTCGTCATTGCCGCGCCGCTGAGCCTCTGGATCGTCCACCGCTGGATGGCCTCGTTCGCCTACCGCGCCCCCTTCACGGTGTGGATTCCTCTGGCGGCGCTCGCCGCAGTGCTCCTCGTCACGGTCGCCACGGTGACCTTCTGCTCGTGGCGCACGGCCAACGAAAACCCGGCCGACTCGGTCAAGTCCGAATAA
- a CDS encoding ABC transporter ATP-binding protein, with protein sequence MLKVENLRKVFRTEEIETIALNGVSFDVNEGEFVAIMGPSGCGKSTLLNILGLLDNPTSGNYQLLDREVATLREKERTRFRKGNIGFVFQSFNLIDELNVFENVELPLIYLGVKASERKRRVNELLARMNISHRAEHFPQQLSGGQQQRVAIARAVVSNPKLILADEPTGNLDSKNGREVMDLLSELNREGTTVIMVTHSQYDSTFAHRVLHLFDGELVKDLTNRM encoded by the coding sequence ATGTTGAAAGTAGAAAACCTCCGCAAGGTTTTCCGAACAGAAGAGATCGAAACCATCGCCCTGAATGGCGTATCGTTCGACGTGAACGAGGGCGAATTTGTCGCCATCATGGGCCCCTCGGGCTGCGGCAAATCGACGCTGCTCAACATTCTGGGACTGCTGGACAATCCCACCTCGGGAAACTACCAGTTGCTCGACCGCGAGGTGGCCACATTGCGCGAAAAGGAGCGCACGCGCTTCCGCAAGGGAAACATCGGATTCGTCTTCCAGTCATTCAACCTGATCGACGAGCTGAATGTCTTCGAGAATGTCGAGCTGCCGCTGATCTATCTGGGCGTGAAGGCCTCGGAGCGCAAGCGCCGCGTGAACGAGCTCCTTGCCCGCATGAACATCTCCCACCGCGCGGAACACTTCCCGCAGCAGCTCTCCGGAGGTCAGCAGCAGCGTGTGGCCATTGCCCGCGCCGTGGTGTCCAACCCGAAGCTGATTCTGGCCGACGAGCCCACCGGCAACCTCGATTCGAAAAACGGCCGCGAGGTGATGGATCTCCTTTCGGAGTTGAACCGCGAGGGAACGACCGTCATCATGGTGACCCATTCGCAGTACGACTCGACCTTTGCCCACCGCGTGCTGCACCTCTTCGACGGTGAGCTGGTCAAGGATCTCACCAACCGGATGTAG
- the hutH gene encoding histidine ammonia-lyase — translation MIQPLELDRVEKLLFSDAKIDLAELPLDEVKKCYEFLREFSAEKVIYGINTGFGPMAQWRVDDRYLENLQYNIIRSHSTGAGTPLPDLYVKSAMIARLGTLLQARSGVHPEVVELLAEFINRDIIPFIPEHGSVGASGDLVQLAHIALTLIGEGEVHWRGAWRPAGEVLRENGLRPMRIHIREGLSITNGTSVMTGIGIVNQFYAERLLDWATLATVMMNEIAASYDDFMAEGLNECRRHEGQQVIAWRMRRLAEGGRRMLRREHELYSGGHSDVKTFDSRHKVQAYYSLRCAPQILGPVYETLQASRRILEEELNSACDNPIVDPERRNVFHGGNFHGDYISLEQDKVKIAMTRVAMTAERQLNYLFHDRINNILPPFLNLGTLGLNYGMQACQFTATSTTAECQTLSMPNYVHSIPNNNDNQDIVSMGTNSALLCRQVIENVFQVMSIHLIALAQAVDCLEIRDALAPTSRRVYDDVRAIIPRFVEDAPFYKQIAQVEAYLKNHPLKLE, via the coding sequence ATGATACAACCGTTGGAACTGGATCGTGTCGAAAAGCTGCTGTTTTCCGACGCAAAGATAGATCTTGCCGAACTGCCTCTCGACGAGGTGAAAAAATGTTATGAATTTCTGCGTGAATTCTCTGCGGAGAAGGTGATCTACGGAATCAATACGGGTTTCGGGCCGATGGCGCAATGGCGTGTCGATGACCGTTATCTGGAGAATCTGCAGTACAACATCATCCGCAGCCACTCGACCGGTGCGGGCACTCCGCTGCCTGACCTGTATGTCAAGTCGGCGATGATCGCCCGGTTGGGGACGCTGCTTCAGGCCCGTTCAGGAGTCCATCCCGAGGTGGTCGAACTGCTTGCCGAGTTCATCAACCGCGACATCATCCCCTTCATTCCCGAGCACGGCAGCGTCGGAGCCAGCGGCGATCTGGTCCAGCTGGCGCACATTGCGCTGACGCTCATCGGCGAAGGCGAGGTCCACTGGCGGGGTGCATGGCGTCCGGCTGGCGAGGTGCTGCGCGAAAACGGCCTGCGACCCATGCGGATCCACATCCGCGAGGGGCTTTCGATCACCAACGGAACCTCCGTAATGACCGGTATCGGGATCGTCAACCAGTTCTACGCCGAGCGGCTGCTGGACTGGGCAACGCTGGCCACGGTGATGATGAACGAGATTGCCGCCTCGTACGACGACTTCATGGCCGAGGGGCTGAACGAATGCCGCCGCCACGAGGGGCAGCAGGTCATAGCCTGGCGCATGCGCCGGTTGGCGGAGGGTGGAAGGCGGATGCTGCGCCGCGAGCATGAGCTCTACAGCGGCGGCCACAGCGACGTGAAGACCTTCGACAGCCGCCACAAGGTGCAGGCCTACTATTCGCTGCGGTGTGCGCCGCAGATTCTGGGTCCGGTCTACGAGACGCTCCAGGCCTCGCGCCGCATTCTGGAGGAGGAGCTCAACTCGGCGTGCGACAACCCGATTGTCGATCCCGAGCGGCGGAACGTCTTCCACGGGGGCAACTTCCACGGCGACTACATTTCGCTCGAGCAGGACAAGGTGAAGATCGCCATGACGCGTGTGGCGATGACGGCCGAACGACAGCTGAACTACCTGTTCCACGACCGGATCAACAACATCCTGCCGCCGTTTCTGAATCTCGGGACGCTGGGTCTCAACTACGGGATGCAGGCGTGCCAGTTCACGGCCACGTCGACCACGGCGGAGTGCCAGACGCTCTCGATGCCCAACTACGTGCACAGCATACCGAACAACAACGACAACCAGGATATCGTCAGCATGGGGACCAATTCGGCGCTGCTGTGCCGGCAGGTGATCGAGAATGTCTTCCAGGTGATGTCGATCCACCTGATCGCCCTGGCGCAGGCGGTCGACTGTCTGGAGATCCGCGACGCGCTGGCTCCGACCTCGCGTCGGGTCTACGACGATGTCCGGGCGATCATCCCGCGCTTTGTCGAGGATGCACCCTTCTACAAGCAGATCGCTCAGGTCGAGGCCTATCTGAAGAACCATCCGCTCAAACTGGAATAA
- the fabG gene encoding 3-oxoacyl-ACP reductase FabG, with translation MKYALVTGGSRGLGRAICQRLAAQGWPVLINYQSNTAAAEETLRTITEAGGVAELLPFDVSDPDAIERALETWSASHPDDYIAVLVNNAGIRRDNLLIFMQNEEWHRVLDTTLNGFFYVTRRLLKEMLTHRWGRIVNMASLSGLKGMPGQTNYSAAKAALIGATKALAQEVAPRKVTVNAVAPGFIESDMTKDLDQATLRKLVPAGRFGRPEEVAALVAFLVSDDAAYITGETVSINGGLYT, from the coding sequence ATGAAATACGCATTGGTAACGGGCGGCTCCCGGGGATTGGGACGCGCCATCTGTCAGCGATTGGCGGCCCAGGGGTGGCCGGTCCTCATCAACTACCAGTCGAACACGGCGGCGGCCGAAGAGACGCTGCGCACGATCACCGAGGCAGGTGGAGTGGCCGAACTGCTTCCGTTCGACGTATCGGATCCCGATGCCATCGAACGGGCGCTGGAGACGTGGAGTGCCAGCCACCCGGACGATTACATCGCCGTGCTGGTCAACAACGCCGGCATCCGGCGTGACAACCTGCTGATCTTCATGCAGAACGAGGAGTGGCACCGGGTGCTGGACACGACGCTCAACGGCTTTTTCTACGTCACGCGGCGCCTGCTGAAGGAGATGCTGACCCACCGCTGGGGACGGATCGTGAACATGGCCTCGCTGTCGGGTCTGAAGGGGATGCCGGGACAGACGAACTATTCGGCGGCGAAGGCGGCGCTGATCGGGGCGACGAAGGCGCTGGCGCAGGAGGTTGCGCCGCGCAAGGTGACGGTCAATGCCGTGGCTCCGGGCTTCATTGAGAGCGACATGACGAAGGATCTCGACCAGGCGACGCTCAGGAAGCTGGTTCCGGCTGGACGTTTCGGGCGGCCGGAGGAGGTTGCGGCGCTGGTCGCGTTTCTGGTCTCGGACGATGCGGCCTACATCACGGGCGAGACCGTCTCGATCAACGGCGGTTTATACACTTGA
- a CDS encoding acyl carrier protein, with the protein MERKEIEEKVKAFLIDELEVDEEKIAPDALLKEDIGIDSLDFVDIVVIVERTFGFKIKPEEMGGVKTLSDFCDYIQSKLGDK; encoded by the coding sequence ATGGAAAGAAAAGAGATTGAAGAAAAGGTCAAGGCGTTTCTGATCGACGAACTGGAGGTCGACGAGGAGAAGATTGCCCCGGATGCGCTTCTGAAGGAGGATATCGGCATCGACAGCCTGGATTTTGTCGACATTGTGGTGATCGTCGAGCGGACGTTCGGCTTCAAGATCAAGCCCGAGGAGATGGGCGGGGTGAAGACGCTGAGCGACTTCTGCGACTATATCCAGAGCAAGTTGGGCGACAAATAG
- a CDS encoding LuxR C-terminal-related transcriptional regulator — translation MNTVTQLIREFSAQDFSQEPSADRLLAASRAMADHYARMEHAIAVLSDLRANTSRIWYGGFSRTLGLASPGEPREVSSIWEEEIFRLIHPDDLARKHLQELCFFHFIKNQPRRRRGDYCLMSRLRMKTATHGYMPVLHRMFYIADPAHAAQRLAMCLYGPLFFEMPSACLVVDWIDGHTEELEVPRTSKILSPRETQILRLIDRGLTSKEIASMLSISIHTVSRHRQEILGKLQVKNSIEACRLAKNLRLL, via the coding sequence ATGAATACCGTTACGCAACTGATCCGGGAGTTTTCGGCGCAGGACTTTTCGCAGGAGCCGTCCGCGGACCGGCTGTTGGCGGCCAGCCGCGCGATGGCGGATCATTACGCGCGGATGGAGCATGCCATCGCGGTTCTGAGTGATCTGCGGGCCAATACAAGCCGTATCTGGTACGGTGGATTTTCGCGTACGCTGGGTTTGGCGAGCCCGGGGGAGCCGCGGGAGGTTTCGTCGATCTGGGAGGAGGAGATCTTCCGGCTGATCCACCCCGACGATCTGGCGCGCAAGCATCTGCAGGAGCTTTGTTTCTTTCATTTTATCAAGAACCAGCCTCGCCGGCGACGCGGCGACTATTGCCTGATGAGCCGGCTGCGGATGAAGACGGCCACGCACGGTTACATGCCCGTCCTGCACCGGATGTTCTATATCGCGGATCCGGCGCATGCTGCGCAGCGGTTGGCCATGTGTCTTTACGGGCCTCTTTTTTTCGAGATGCCTTCGGCGTGCCTGGTCGTCGATTGGATCGACGGCCACACGGAGGAGCTGGAGGTGCCGCGTACGTCGAAGATTCTCTCGCCCCGTGAGACGCAGATTCTGCGACTGATCGACCGTGGGCTGACGAGCAAGGAGATCGCCTCGATGCTCAGCATCAGCATCCATACGGTCAGCCGGCACCGGCAGGAGATCCTCGGCAAGCTGCAGGTGAAAAACTCCATCGAGGCGTGCCGCCTGGCCAAGAATCTGCGGCTTCTTTGA